The genome window TGTGGTGCTAGtagaattttattgtaattgttctGTAAATGAAAGCTAGAAACATTAAGTTACTAAAACAGAAAGCACAACGTATATACATTGGTATACTATTAAGTCAACTgactaaatttataatgattatgacgaataaaaattataaaaagatgaAAAATGTTGATAAAGAATTCATAATGGATTTATTTCTAGACAGCGAAAATGTTTGCACAGTGAACAGGCTAGTGGTGTCAATAGCAaatgttataaatgaaaatcatgataatttaaatactcTGGGAGATTTAATgaaaagagaatataatcaagTTTCACAGTCTGTTTCTGATGAGTGTTTGTTGGGTGTTTCTATTCGGCGagttaaatgtttttatgaattggtcatacaaaattttactgaTATTGAATATGTcaataagtttaaaatgaaGCGAAGTACAGTTGaggtaaatattacatttttttttaagtaaaagtttaaattttgttgtggtttaaaaagtgtatttataatattcattgtattaaactattaataaaaaaaaaattaagataaactTTTTGTCTATTTACAGGCACTGATAACATTTATGAAAAGCTATATCAAACCGGGAAATATTCCACTTGATAAAAAAGTGCATGTGTTCCTTTGGTTCTTACTAAATGATTCCTCATACAATGATATTGGGAAAATGTTTGGCTTGCATAAATCATCAgtcagttatatttttaatgagattGCTTCTCTGCTAACTGAGAACAGATATCATTTTATTAGCTGGCCGTCATCGGAGGAGCAACACATAACTAGGATTAAAGTAACCAGTAGATTTAAATTCCCCAATTGCGTAGGATTTATAGATGCTTGTAGATTTAAAGTTGGACCACaaagaaatagaaaagaaaaaccAGAAATGGTGTTATTACAAGCTGTATGTGATGAATCTCTGATGTTTATGGACATTTATATAGGAGAAAAAGGAAAACTAAGGAAAAACAGGGTCTTCAAAGAGAGTCCGCTATCACATgaattaaaaaactttgttgACTTTGATAATCA of Manduca sexta isolate Smith_Timp_Sample1 unplaced genomic scaffold, JHU_Msex_v1.0 HiC_scaffold_2868, whole genome shotgun sequence contains these proteins:
- the LOC119192519 gene encoding protein ALP1-like: MKARNIKLLKQKAQRIYIGILLSQLTKFIMIMTNKNYKKMKNVDKEFIMDLFLDSENVCTVNRLVVSIANVINENHDNLNTLGDLMKREYNQVSQSVSDECLLGVSIRRVKCFYELVIQNFTDIEYVNKFKMKRSTVEALITFMKSYIKPGNIPLDKKVHVFLWFLLNDSSYNDIGKMFGLHKSSVSYIFNEIASLLTENRYHFISWPSSEEQHITRIKVTSRFKFPNCVGFIDACRFKVGPQRNRKEKPEMVLLQAVCDESLMFMDIYIGEKGKLRKNRVFKESPLSHELKNFVDFDNHILGDSDYRLKMNVITPFTSEELLTSEEMKFNEVHWKAAVILAGV